Below is a genomic region from Pseudazoarcus pumilus.
CGCCTCGCTGCTGCTGCTGGCCGCCGGAGCGGCGCTCACCCCGTTCATGGATTCGACCTGGGGGCTGGTGTTGTCGCTGGGCCTGGTCACCGCCATCGGTTCGGGCGCGGGCAGTTTCTCGGTACTGATCGGCGCGGCCGCGCAGCGCATGCCGGCCGCCGCGCGCGGCACCGCCTCGGGGGTGATCAATGCCGGAGGCTCGTTCGGACAGTTCGTGTTCGCGCCGCTGCTGCAGAAGCTCATCCAGAGCATCGGCTGGATGGGCTCGCTGTGGGCGATGGCGCTGATGACGCTGGCCGCGCTGCCGCTGGTGCGACGCCTCACCCGCGTGCCACGCCGGCCCGAGGCGCCGTCCGAGGCACACCCGGACAACGGCGTGATGGCTGCACTGGGGGGCGCGATGCGCGACCGCAGCTATCTGCTGCTGCACCTGGGCTTTTTCACTTGCGGTTTCCACATCGCCTTCCTGGTCACCCACCTGCCCACCGAGGTGGATCTGTGCGGCCTGCCGCCCAACGTGGCGAGCTGGTCGCTGGCCATCATCGGTCTGGCCAACATTGCCGGCAGCCTGTATGCGGGCGCCTGCGTGTCGCGCTATCGCAGCAAGTACGTGCTGGCGTGGATGTACGGTTCGCGCGCGGCGCTGATCGGGCTGTACCTGATGGCGCCGCAGACCCCGCTGACCTTCTACCTGTTCGCGGCCGGCCTGGGCTTTACCTGGCTGGCTACGGTGCCGCCCACCGCGGCCATCGTCGGCAAGCTCTTCGGCGTGCGCCACATGGGCACGCTGTTCGGGCTGACGCTGCTGTCGCACCAGATCGGCGGCTTTCTCGGCGCGTGGCTGGGCGGGCTGGCCGTGACCGAGTTCGGCGACTTCAGGTGGATGTGGTACGCCGACATGGCACTGGCGGCGGCCGCCGCACTGGTGAACCTGCCCATCCGCGAGGCACCGGTGATACCCGAGCCCAGGCCGAACGCCGCGTGACGGACGGCGTCCTGGCGCGAGCGCATCAGGCCGGCGCAACCTCGATGTGATACAGCCCCCAGGGGCAGTCGGCGAAGCGTTCGGCGAGCGGCCGCTCCATCATGCCCGCGACGCGCGCCGGATCGTAGACGGCCCACAGCGGCCCGACACCGCCGAGCGCGAGCGGCGCGCCATCGAGATGCGTGGCGACGATGAAGCGCCGCTCGCGCGCCTCGTCGAGATTCAGCCGGGCGCCGTAACCGTCGAGCGCGCGCAGCATCAGTTCGGCGTCGTGGAGCGCGACACCGGCGGCCTTGAGCACCGTGGTGAGCAGCGGCCCGGTCAGCCGATGCGGCTGCCCGTCGTACTCCACCTGGGGTTCGATGCTCACCGTGGGCAGGGTCGCCAGCGCAGCGTAATCGAAGGTCTGGGCGCGCTCGAACTCGATGCCGTGCTTGTGCATGAGTTGATCGAGTGCGCCGCGCGGTCCGCGATTGCCGTTGGCGATGGCGCCACTGACGGTCAGCAGCACCGGCGCCGGGCGCGGTGCGGCGGCACCGGCAGGCGTGATGAACGGCGCGACGGCGACCGCAGTGGCCGCCGTCGCGATGAACGCACGTCGTTGCATGATTCCACTTCCTCGTTGTTGTCCTGATCCGTCGCGGGACCCGATCAGTCTATTGTTTCTCGACCACCGGCAGGCCGCCGATGCCCGCGTAGAACACCACGATCTCCGCCGTGGTATCGCCTTCGTTGCGGCCGTAATGCCACTTGTCGACGAGTTCGACGATGGTGTCACCGGCCTTCATGTGCAGCGTGTCTCCGTCCTCGGAAATCACCGTCAGTTCGCCCGCGAGCAGCACGCCGGCATTGATCACCGGATGCTTGTGCATGGGCAGCGCGGCCCCGGCCGGAATGCGATAGCGCATGATCGAGATCTCGGGCTGGGCGCGCGGATAGGTCGGCAGCGCCGAGCCGTCCCAGCTTTGCGTGGTGCGCGTGAGCACCTTCGCCTCGATCTTCGACGCTTCGAGCTGCGGCGTGGCGTCCGCCCAGGCGCTACTGGCGGCGAACGCGGCGAACGCGAACAGCGTGCATGCGATCTTCATCGGTCCTCTCCCTGAACACGTTCATGCGCGTCCGGCTTGAGCAGCACCGCCACGTCGCGCCGCGGCAAGCAAAGCCGCGCGCCCCAGCGTAACGCGAGCCAGCCGAACGTCTCGTCGGCGAAGAATACGACATGCGTCGGGTCACGGCGATAGTGCCAGCTGCGAAAGCGCTCGTCGTCGAGCACGCGGGCGCTCTGCACGACCAGCACGCCACCGGGTGCGAGCAGGGACCACAGGCGGTCCAGCTCAACGCCGGGTGCGAACAAATGCTCGACCACTTCGGTACACGTAATGAAGTCGTAGCTACGTTCGAACACGCGCATGTCCGGCGCGTAGAACGGATCGTAGGCATCCATCGCGTAACCGGCTTCGCACGCCATCGCGACCAGGGCCGGACCGGGCCCGCAGCCGAAATCCAGGCCATGGGCGGGCGGCGGCACGCGCATGCGCACCTCGTCGAGGCTGCGCGACAGGAAGGCGCGGTAGCGCGGATCGGCCGGATCGTTCTCGTGGCGGTCATACTCTGCCCGCTCGCGATCCGGTGACGGACGCAGCGACGCATCGAGAAAGACCAGCCCGCACCCGGCGCAGCGAAAATAAAGCCGCCCGTCGCAAGCGATCGGGCGGCCGTCAACGCCCGCGCACAGCGGGCATGCGGGCGGATTCTCGATCACGCACCGCTCTGCTTGTCCGCTTCCACTTCCGCGCGTACCTTCTCCATGTCGAGCTCACGCACACCGGCGATGATGCGCTCGAGCGCGCTCGCGGGCAGCGCACCGGACTGGC
It encodes:
- a CDS encoding MFS transporter, whose translation is MFRSIARPDILAVTLAAAGILMVTMGTRQSLGLYVGPLNTTTGLGIASISLALAVAQFTWGAIQPFAGAAADRWGPGPVLVASLLLLAAGAALTPFMDSTWGLVLSLGLVTAIGSGAGSFSVLIGAAAQRMPAAARGTASGVINAGGSFGQFVFAPLLQKLIQSIGWMGSLWAMALMTLAALPLVRRLTRVPRRPEAPSEAHPDNGVMAALGGAMRDRSYLLLHLGFFTCGFHIAFLVTHLPTEVDLCGLPPNVASWSLAIIGLANIAGSLYAGACVSRYRSKYVLAWMYGSRAALIGLYLMAPQTPLTFYLFAAGLGFTWLATVPPTAAIVGKLFGVRHMGTLFGLTLLSHQIGGFLGAWLGGLAVTEFGDFRWMWYADMALAAAAALVNLPIREAPVIPEPRPNAA
- a CDS encoding molybdopterin-dependent oxidoreductase translates to MQRRAFIATAATAVAVAPFITPAGAAAPRPAPVLLTVSGAIANGNRGPRGALDQLMHKHGIEFERAQTFDYAALATLPTVSIEPQVEYDGQPHRLTGPLLTTVLKAAGVALHDAELMLRALDGYGARLNLDEARERRFIVATHLDGAPLALGGVGPLWAVYDPARVAGMMERPLAERFADCPWGLYHIEVAPA
- a CDS encoding cupin domain-containing protein, producing the protein MKIACTLFAFAAFAASSAWADATPQLEASKIEAKVLTRTTQSWDGSALPTYPRAQPEISIMRYRIPAGAALPMHKHPVINAGVLLAGELTVISEDGDTLHMKAGDTIVELVDKWHYGRNEGDTTAEIVVFYAGIGGLPVVEKQ
- a CDS encoding class I SAM-dependent methyltransferase; protein product: MIENPPACPLCAGVDGRPIACDGRLYFRCAGCGLVFLDASLRPSPDRERAEYDRHENDPADPRYRAFLSRSLDEVRMRVPPPAHGLDFGCGPGPALVAMACEAGYAMDAYDPFYAPDMRVFERSYDFITCTEVVEHLFAPGVELDRLWSLLAPGGVLVVQSARVLDDERFRSWHYRRDPTHVVFFADETFGWLALRWGARLCLPRRDVAVLLKPDAHERVQGEDR